Proteins found in one Thermaerobacter subterraneus DSM 13965 genomic segment:
- a CDS encoding AbrB/MazE/SpoVT family DNA-binding domain-containing protein gives MNLRRAVAVVRVQGRGQFTLPAAFRKAVGVKPGDVLLLEARDPGHFEVRVLSRQSLLDFPRIDAEGFNMRSARDAMERALAEEAFESP, from the coding sequence GTGAACCTGCGACGAGCCGTGGCGGTCGTACGGGTCCAGGGCCGAGGGCAGTTCACGCTGCCGGCCGCCTTCCGCAAGGCGGTGGGCGTCAAGCCGGGCGATGTCCTGTTGCTCGAAGCGCGGGACCCGGGGCACTTTGAGGTCCGTGTGCTCTCCCGGCAGTCCCTTCTCGATTTCCCGCGGATCGACGCCGAGGGGTTCAACATGCGGTCGGCCCGGGATGCGATGGAGCGTGCCCTGGCCGAAGAGGCCTTCGAAAGTCCGTAA
- a CDS encoding PIN domain-containing protein: MSTWLLDANVVVYCLAREHILANPQAAHLHERLEVLDRALERAIAAGHRLRITPVVVAETLYVLEGAYGYSPAEAVAALLQFVRAPEVDVEDEEAVLAGLRHHAAGQLDFVDGYLAARTADEDVFLLTNDRAIARFTDARVVQW, translated from the coding sequence GTGAGCACCTGGTTGCTCGACGCCAACGTCGTCGTGTATTGCCTGGCCCGTGAGCATATCCTGGCGAACCCGCAGGCCGCGCACCTTCACGAGCGGCTCGAGGTGCTCGACCGGGCCCTGGAGCGGGCCATTGCCGCCGGGCACCGGCTGCGGATCACGCCGGTGGTCGTGGCCGAGACGCTCTACGTCCTGGAAGGCGCGTACGGCTACAGCCCTGCCGAGGCGGTCGCGGCGCTCCTTCAGTTTGTCCGGGCCCCGGAGGTGGACGTGGAAGACGAAGAGGCCGTCCTGGCCGGACTCCGCCACCATGCGGCGGGGCAGCTCGACTTCGTGGACGGCTACCTGGCGGCCCGGACGGCCGACGAGGACGTTTTCCTGCTCACCAACGATCGCGCCATCGCGAGGTTCACGGACGCCCGCGTGGTGCAGTGGTAG
- a CDS encoding AbrB/MazE/SpoVT family DNA-binding domain-containing protein, with protein MGTRGDRAVAIVKILQRGQMTLPKAIRERVGLEEGDDVLVYVNGQGEIVLYPLPRPRSLKELGNVLKIDRPVSPAEARQAIREHRARRWAEKDGLEAAGTQGLAQAAAGGEPAAERVRE; from the coding sequence ATGGGGACGCGAGGTGATCGCGCCGTGGCCATCGTGAAGATTCTGCAGAGGGGGCAGATGACGCTGCCCAAGGCTATCCGTGAGCGCGTGGGGCTGGAGGAAGGGGACGACGTACTCGTGTACGTCAACGGCCAGGGGGAGATCGTGCTCTACCCGCTGCCGCGGCCGCGGAGCCTCAAGGAGCTGGGCAACGTGCTCAAGATCGACCGGCCCGTCAGCCCGGCGGAGGCGCGGCAAGCCATTCGCGAGCACCGGGCCCGCCGGTGGGCCGAAAAGGACGGCCTTGAAGCTGCGGGGACGCAGGGACTGGCGCAGGCGGCCGCAGGCGGGGAACCGGCCGCAGAGCGGGTGAGGGAATAG
- a CDS encoding site-specific integrase yields MTPLPERAEQYLETKRVERGLRTSSLEEYRRDLADFCRGLAGRLRKNPEDLTDADLAGFDRDGARRWLAHLADRELAPSTRDRR; encoded by the coding sequence TTGACGCCACTCCCCGAACGAGCCGAGCAGTACCTCGAAACGAAGCGGGTCGAACGGGGCCTGCGGACTTCGAGCCTTGAGGAGTACCGCCGCGACCTGGCCGACTTCTGCCGCGGGCTCGCGGGCCGGCTCCGCAAGAATCCCGAGGACCTGACCGACGCGGACCTGGCCGGCTTCGACCGGGACGGCGCCCGCCGCTGGCTCGCGCATCTGGCCGATCGGGAGCTGGCGCCCTCCACGCGGGACCGGCGCTGA